GGAAAGGAGCACTTTTGTTGATGCTCAAGAGAGTCATCGCACATTGCTTAACCCCAAGCAATTTTAAAGCAGTGGCACCACATCCCTCTTTTTTAAGTTCAGAACATTTTAAAGCATTCTCTCATTGATTCTGAATCCCTAAGGCCTTACTAATGAATAAAGCTAAACCCATAGAGCCATGCTGAACAAACTCCATGCTCTTCTAAAATCATACATGAAACAGGAGTTTCGCGATCTTCCATTGACACGACATCCACAACTTCTCAATCGAGATTAAATCCCAGAGATGATATATTAGTCAGTAGTGATTTTAGCAGGAAAGCTGAAGGAAAAACTTTTTTTATCCATTGATTCCAGTTTTGCTTACACTAACGTGTCACTGAATCATCTCCAGCCACTACTCCATCTTTTATGAAGTGATTAATACCACCCAGTATACAAACAAAACCCCGTGTTGGTTGCTTCTGGACTAATACTGTACCAGTTCAGGTATGAGCTTGAGCAAGAACGAGAGCTCACGCTGTGAAAATTTAGGCCTTGTCCCCTCCTTAATCTGCTCCTCTCCTTCCTCGGTGGCTGGTCTGGTGAAATCTGAAACAGCTTCTGTGATCTCTTTAACCAGGTCAACAATTACACCATTGATTCCCATCAGATGCTGCATGTAAACAGCTTCAGGAACATTGCTGCACGTGAATTGTAAAAACATCAGCAACCACGAAGCTGGATAGAACAAAGCATGAGCCATGTTAACAAGCTAGAAAAAAAGGCTTACTTGAGCTGGCCATATGTCAGAAGGGAAAGATTGGAATCTTTGATTCTGGCTATTGTCGATGGATTTCTGAAGACTCCTCTGACTTCTGAAACAATGCCTTGCAAGCCACATGCCGAGCATAATTTGATGGCCTCATCCAATGAGTTTCTTCTCACATCTTCGAAGGTTTCAGTCCCAGCCTCAGTGAGGAAAAACACCTAGACCAAGAATCAAAAACACTGTTATAATAAAACCATATTGCCTTTAATATAGTTTTCTTATCCCCTTACACATATTTTTAGCACATTTTGGCTGGTCCTGATTCTTATCATACTCTCAGAAAACAAAAATAGTTACTTCTTACTAATATGTGATAATGATGGATATTTCCCATCCTTCTTTCTTAAAAAGGGACTAAGACATACAAGATCTACTTACAGGATAAATGCTCTGCAGTTTCCTAATTAGCTGTGCTGCATCAGGTTGGAAGGTTGAGAAGATGATGGGCCTATCATTGGCATACTCAAAAACTACCTGACCAAcataattgagaaaaaaattggaAACATCCATTAACAATTTTGAATTGTGGAGTATTAACCTTTCTAACAATAGATTTACGACCGGAACATGAAATGAACTAAAGAAACCATACCTGCAAGACGGCTTCAAGAGCATGAGCAAGCTCTTCTTCTCGGTAAACAATGTAGTCATCAAATTTTAGCTCGATGTTGAAACCAATATGGGAATTAACCCTCTGAAATGCCTCTTGCAATGTGCAAAAAGAATCATCATCTTCTACAATCCAACTCAAAACTCTCCCATCTTTAGCCTTTCTAAACAATGATTTCCCCACCTGAAGTCCCATGCATTCCccaaaataaataactaaataaaaaCATCATATATTGAGTTCTTTGATTTAAACAGAGGATTAATACAGAAGATATAGTGAGAATTACCTTCCCATTCTCTCTTTGAGGCCCATAGGACAGGAATTCCTCCAAGTAGAGATCTGTCACCCGCCTCTCGGATATATTTCCCTACATAGTCCAAAGGCAATAGAATGTGTCAAGAAAATGAGTTGAAAAATAGTTTGGCTTAAAATGAACCAAGAGTTCAAAAGGCAGAGACAAACTTACATTTTCTTCTGTAAGGACCATGTCATCGTGAAAGATGATCGGGCATCCATCTCTGGTCACCTACAAAATGACATCCATGGTTCTCCTCTAAGGTTCTTCACCCAACCAATTtacttttttaattaaaaaaacaagacagaagaaaaaacaaaaagatagATCAATCAGTTCTGTGAACACAGGATGATGAAAATTGTGGAGATTGAGAGGAAGGAAAATAGCAATTTGGTTCGACAAATTTGATAAACTTGCTACTCATGAAGAACGAAGACTATTGAAGGGTATTAAGGCCAAGCAAATGGACCATATTCCATATATGTATGGATCCTAAATAACAAATAGACAGAATCATTATTTCCACATCAGCTAGAATAATAAAGGCACAAAGAATATGCTTGGATTCAAATAATTGACAGTAACAATAACCATAACCATCAAGTGTTTTCCCAAGTTAGTGGACATATTTTGCAAGAAACCAAAATGCGCAGTATGACAATTTCCACGACaccagactttctctctctagtctctaGGTGTTACTTGGGATGGCAACCTCAGACTCATCAGACAGCAAAGACATATTTCGGTGCCTTTTTTTTTGAAAGACAGATTCCAATGTTGAAGCATCAAATAAAGAATCTTATTCCTTCCTTGTTAAACACTTCATTGAAGCATCTTTTATCACTAGCATAATAAATCAAGATCAaactatttttgataaaaaaaaaaaaccataggACATGTTTTCCATTCTTCAATATGTATTAATGCATAAGCAGAATGTCCAATAATAAAATGAGAAGAAGCCActgtcatgccccgaacccatCATCTGAGCCAACGATGTGGCAACCACTTTAAAAATTCATCCTCTTTCTTCCTTTGTAGAGTTAATATtactttatcttcaaatcatctTTCTTCTGGGTGACAACCTCTTTTTTCCCATTAAAACCATTAAAAAAAccacatttttcttctttttctatttctgAAAAGTAAGATTCAAAGTTTCATAACGCTAGCTATTCTAAATCTAGTATCCATGTTTTACCAAAATATATATCATCTATTTGCACTACAAATGAGTCAATTTCTCATCAGGCCGAAATAAGACCACGCACCACCATACAGCTGCGCTTTATGATGTGCGAGCTAAGAAAATCATGCCAGCTCGAATCATAAAGCAATGAGCTGCATGGCTTGTGATACGTCTGAGAAGcccaccaacaggattgaccgGTGGGTCAACCACCGGAGAAGATTCCGTGGTCCTCCGCACCATCACATGTTCCCTCCCCGTATCCGACGGCAGTAATTGCGACACGACGCACTCCAACATCCAAAATCGGACCACGTGAACGTTCACGGTCTGACCCGGGACCGGCCGCGTTCTCCGGTGCGGTCTGAAATCACGTGACAAGCCCTTCTTTgttatttctttatttattaaCCTAACAACTTTCCTCCGATCGGTGCGGGGAGACCAATAAGTCGGCCCACGCAATTAAAGACCCGGCAAGTTAAAGTGAAAGAGGGGAAAGAACTCGGCTGCGAGAAAGAAGCCCAACAACGGTACGGTAAAGAAAACAGAAGCAAGAGACGAGCGTCGGAGATCGCGAAAAAGGCCAACGGCGTCGTACCTGGACGTCGAACTCGACCAAGTCGATGGGGAAGCTGGCGGCACGGTTGAAGGAGAGGAGGGAGTTCTCCTTGACGGCCGTCATCCGCCGGTCCGGCGACTCCAGCGCGTTCATGCCGCTTCCCCGGTGGCCCAACACGGTGAACGCCGCCGCCTTCCACGGCGGTCGCACCACCTTCGCCCCTGTAATCCCCCAAACCAATCCAATGGTTCAGATATCCAGATCAGATCAGATCCAAGAAAgtgaagaaagataaagaaagagagacagagagagagggagagagatggcaCCTTTCGGAAGGCGGGCGGAGGAGAGGGCGACGGAGGGGCTCTCCGGGACCTGGTCGAGATTGGGGACGTTGGAGACATGGACGGCCTTGAGAGCCATTGCGGACAATATCAACAAATCGGGGGCAAAAGAGAGGGGATTTAGGTTAGGGTTTTGGGAGCTCTTGGAGGACTCTCGGTGAGGCGGAGGAGGAGCCCGGACGAGGGGTCTTTAAAGGACGAAGGAGAGGGAGTTGACGGTGGGGTTTATGCTGTCGGATATTCTCGTGGGGGCCAGCTTCCGCCCCCTCGGAATTCCAACGTTCTTGGGAGCAAGAATATTCCGTTAGAATAAACGGCTGGCAGGCTCCACTATTCCATCCCGTTTTGGAGGGAAGCCGGTGTGCTTTTGTATGCGTGCGTCTGCATAAAGATCAACGATACGAATACCAGATTATCAAATTTGGACGGTAGATATAATGATGGCACAGAATTTTGTATGCATGTGGTGGTAAGGTAGGATTTTTGGTGGATGGTCGGGATTTGAAATATGGCTGGGAATTTGTTCGTGCCCTCCCACTTCCAAAGACCAGATCTACGTATTAAATGGACCAGGTCCAGGGGACTAGTCCAACAAATCAGTCGCCATGCCCTcgcctccgtattgcatgcaccaggtgcaattggaccgggtcaaatcccacggtggacaACACGCCATGCTACCCTTTGTATTTAAAGAATTCGATCCACCGTACATACTTTCGGATTTGGATTGGTCCATTGCACCTGGGTCTCCAGTGACTAGGGTACACAGGGTTGACATGTGGCGTTCATTGTATGACCTGTGCCACGTTAGAGGGCTATAATTATTTGCtccataattatatatttagcgTGCCTGCAAATCTTGCAATTGGCGCACGTGACTGGTTTTAGATGTGTGGAGAATTAGTCGTGTTTATGAGGCGTCAACTTTGTTCTTTGACCATGGGTCAGCTCCACGTAATGATTACTTGTCAAAATATAACCGGATTTATCTGGTCTAATAATCGAAGCATCCAACTCATAACCAAATCAGATTGGTTGTCCACAAGGTGTTTGGTGAGACTGCGTGGTCGTTGCAACTTACAAGAAGAGAGAAGATAGGCCTTTGTAATTATGCACACATGCAAGCACTGGACGCATGCATGCGTGCATCCACGCATACGTAAATATTAGATTAACATGACGCGGCGGATGATGGCatgataaatatatatacatacatacacaaatAAATATATACGTATAATCGTCAAACATCTTGTACAAATCATATGGTCAACTCGTGAATGTGCTCATAACGATAAGCAGACGCATTACACGCATGCATGTACCAGAACAGACAATGACATGACACTTCTTTAATAAATACACATCGTCAACTTGTAACATGTAAAGCCTACCTTTGCTAGAAGTATCAAATCGTCAAACATCTTTGTACAGGGCATAGCTAAAGGGGAAATCTATTCACCATCTGTCAGAGAATGATGACATACAtacagtgattatctcgatgagcAATAAAATCTTAATAATTCTTTAACTAATATTGTTTCGCGAAAGTAACAAAAGAAAAACTTTGCATCTATGGTGGAGCATTATAATCTGTCAAGAACTATTTTGGTTGCAGCGAGCTATCACAGTTGACAGTAGATTAGGTCAGCATGAAGAGGTTCTGAGCTCAATTTGTGGATGGAGGCCTGTCTTTAgaagtaattttaatatttataataatttatgcATGTTGATGCCAAAAAAAATTGCCACTACAAAGTGATACTCTACATCTAATATGCAACTTATGTGCATGTCTCGCAAATGTTATCACAtattaatctaaaaatttcaaCTACCATGCTTGCTTGCATATGCGCATGTATATATGTACGTCAAATTTACTTATACATACGTAAGCAAGCAGCTTATGTGCCTAGCAAATGCTaatcctttttttctctttttttgcgtCATGGTTGAGTTGATTTGACATTGATTTCTTCCCGTCCCATGCATCTAATAGATAATGCTAGATATGTTCCGATGCTCTAACCAACATGCCACTCTGAGTGCTTAAAAAGTTGGTGTACATTTTTGTGACTGGAAGCTCGACATTGGATATATTCCAAGACTGGATTAAAACTACGATTCTTTTTCTTTAGATTTCATAATCTCTCCACCACTAATCCCACTATAGGTTCCAGGTTGCAACTCATCTACCAAGTTCTAAGGTTGCTTCTATACTATAACCGGAATCCAGATTTGGAAGTCTAATCTTCTTTAAGCCACGATGTCATGACACTTCTTTAATAAATATACTCCTTATTCTCCTCCACGTTGTAATTGATTTAGGCAATTTATATTTTTGTCCAGTCTACATCGGAGTTGTAGTAAGGAGGTCTGGTATTTCTGTTTGCTTGATTTTTCAGCTACCTAAGGGTTGGTTcacttaaaaaatttagaaacaaAATAGGCTTACTTGTCAtcttgttctttctttttcttctttctgtaAATTTAAGAAAGACGTCTGGACCTCGTTCTACATTGAGACCATGACATATGGGTGCCAAAGcataacaaaaaagaaaaaagaaaagaaaacaaaagaaatctTGATTAGCTTTCGTTATGGGCACGCTAGGCATCCTAGCTCAAAGGCATCCCCCGTCTCGATCACTTTGTTCATCATGTGACATATCATGCCTTCTACAACATTGTTTATTTAAGAAATTCTGCTAGCTGATCATATCAATCTAGCTAGCTAATTGAGGAATGGCCACTAGCTCTTTGGAAAGTTTGATGGCCTTAAAACAAGAATGGTCTGGATTGCATTTTTCAcacgaaaaaaataattaatttttttttcatgatatcaATCATTGGATCGCATCTACACAGATCTCAAaacaatccaatttttttttattcatctatctATATAAATCGCAAAGCGATCATTGCACGATCTAATGCCGGATTCATGCGAAATTCTCCTTCTTTCGCATGGAGACACAACCCCGGTCCTAAATTAAGTAAATTGGCTAGCAATGTGCATGCCAGCTGTGTGATGAGAATAAGGCACTATCATTTTCTTTTTGCAATTAGAACCTCTTACATGTTTGATGATATAATTGATTATGGTcattggccttttttttttttttttttggtaagaatggTCATTGGCCCGTTACCAGCCACTCCCAACAACTTCCGGCTTATAATCAGGCTCGCTCCATCCTTTATGTCATCTAATATTTCAATCATGCATGAACTCCCTTCAGATATCAAGGTCACTGCTAGGTTAGTTCCAAATTCTGGTACATGACAAGTTTGGTTTTGGGTTTACCCACATACCGTTTCTAAGTCTGTATTTCTTATGGTGTCGTGTATTTAGAGGATAGCCCGCTAAAAGGGGCTCTGGGCTCGGACCTCCGAACCCGGGGTTGAGGGCCATGTATAGGTTTTGCCCAACCCAGGAATACTTATGTGATTACATCTTTTTATTGTTTTGAGGGCTCTTGAGTCATGTCGCATAGAGAGTTTCTCATTCGAGTTTACTCCTCTTTACCATTTCCATTATTAGTGAAGCTTTCTCTAGTCGTCTCCACCTTTGAAAATAGATCAtagtttttttcatctttttctgctAGTTTGCGGTGTCTAGATCTGTTCTCTTCACACAATAGTATATATGAGGTGCTCTATATAGCAAATCTCATGCAAAGCATCAAGCATGTCGCTAAATTGAGATCTGATCATATGCCccatatacaatgatctttagtaTATGTCATTTATTTTGCTAGCTATTGAAGGCTAACTCAAGATTGATGCATGAAGTACTTCTAATGGAAAGTTCGCCCATCTCACACCACATGCATTATCTATTCTATTCTTAAAATGAATCTCTAGCAACTCTTTCGTGAGATTCTTGACTCTAATTTTGATTTCCAAATGTCTTTTTGCATTGTGCATTTCTTATCCCATAAAGTGCCAGGTACAATTGATTAGAGTATTTGGCCTTGAACCATATGATGGAGGGTTCAGATTATCCCTCTAAAGTATATTATTATCTTTTATTTCTTAAACTACATATATGCACGGGTGCAACATTCTATTCCCTCTATATGTAGGGCTAGTTGTGATACAAATAACAAAAATTGTGATACAAATAACAAAAACACAACATCATTTGCAAGCAAACAGCAAAAATAGTAAACTCTTAtagtttattattatttttggagaaactcctgaaatatttttattttttttgataaaaatgatACATTTAAACAACTTTAAAATAAATACAGTCAAGAGAGACGGAAAGTAAAATATATGCTTTCCCTTCTCCCTATGTATATACAGAGATTCACTCAAGTGAagtcaaatctctctctctctctct
The sequence above is a segment of the Elaeis guineensis isolate ETL-2024a chromosome 7, EG11, whole genome shotgun sequence genome. Coding sequences within it:
- the LOC140859445 gene encoding glycerophosphodiester phosphodiesterase GDPD1, chloroplastic-like, producing the protein MALKAVHVSNVPNLDQVPESPSVALSSARLPKGAKVVRPPWKAAAFTVLGHRGSGMNALESPDRRMTAVKENSLLSFNRAASFPIDLVEFDVQVTRDGCPIIFHDDMVLTEENGNISERRVTDLYLEEFLSYGPQRENGKVGKSLFRKAKDGRVLSWIVEDDDSFCTLQEAFQRVNSHIGFNIELKFDDYIVYREEELAHALEAVLQVVFEYANDRPIIFSTFQPDAAQLIRKLQSIYPVFFLTEAGTETFEDVRRNSLDEAIKLCSACGLQGIVSEVRGVFRNPSTIARIKDSNLSLLTYGQLNNVPEAVYMQHLMGINGVIVDLVKEITEAVSDFTRPATEEGEEQIKEGTRPKFSQRELSFLLKLIPELVQY